One region of Microbacterium sufflavum genomic DNA includes:
- the fliQ gene encoding flagellar biosynthesis protein FliQ, translated as MSPEAVLDIGAQGLLIAAKLAAPMLVTALVVGFAISLLQSITQVQEVTLSFVPKIVAVGIALLIAGNWMIAEIIAFTNEMFARIPALLSG; from the coding sequence ATGAGCCCGGAGGCCGTGCTCGACATCGGCGCGCAGGGGCTGCTCATCGCGGCCAAGCTCGCCGCGCCCATGCTCGTGACCGCGCTCGTGGTGGGCTTCGCGATCTCGCTGCTGCAGTCCATCACCCAGGTGCAGGAGGTGACGCTGTCGTTCGTGCCGAAAATCGTCGCGGTGGGCATCGCCCTGCTGATCGCGGGCAACTGGATGATCGCGGAGATCATCGCCTTCACGAACGAGATGTTCGCCCGGATCCCGGCGCTGCTGAGCG
- the fliP gene encoding flagellar type III secretion system pore protein FliP (The bacterial flagellar biogenesis protein FliP forms a type III secretion system (T3SS)-type pore required for flagellar assembly.), whose product MTAARAVEPRRAPWRLLAVAAAVLLVVAVLVLCSGGPAHAEVLPDDQGEGVSIDINGVDGSPSGSILTLLGITLLSVAPALLLMMSSFTKIFVVLAMTRNALSLPAIPPNQVLAGLSLFLSLFIMWPVLTEINTLAVQPYIDGALTFTQAVDIGQGPLREWMLHYTREEDLALMTRMAGQDNPDDAASVPMYTLIPAFMISELRAAFIIGFVIFVPFLVIDLVVAAALMSMGMMMLPPVMISLPFKILLFILVDGWGLIIKALLESYGGVG is encoded by the coding sequence ATGACCGCAGCCCGGGCCGTCGAGCCTCGTCGCGCGCCGTGGCGGCTGCTCGCCGTCGCGGCCGCGGTGCTGCTCGTGGTCGCGGTGCTCGTGCTGTGCAGCGGCGGTCCCGCGCACGCCGAGGTGCTGCCCGACGACCAGGGCGAGGGCGTCTCGATCGACATCAACGGCGTCGACGGCAGCCCCTCCGGCTCCATCCTCACGCTGCTCGGCATCACGCTGCTGTCGGTCGCTCCGGCGCTGCTGCTGATGATGTCGTCGTTCACGAAGATCTTCGTGGTGCTGGCGATGACCCGCAACGCGCTGTCGCTGCCGGCGATCCCGCCGAACCAGGTGCTGGCGGGCCTGTCGCTGTTCCTCTCGCTGTTCATCATGTGGCCCGTGCTCACCGAGATCAACACGCTCGCGGTGCAGCCCTACATCGACGGCGCCCTCACGTTCACGCAGGCGGTCGACATCGGCCAGGGCCCGCTGCGCGAGTGGATGCTGCACTACACGCGCGAGGAGGACCTCGCGCTCATGACCCGCATGGCCGGTCAGGACAACCCCGACGACGCGGCGAGCGTGCCGATGTACACGCTGATCCCCGCGTTCATGATCTCGGAGCTGCGGGCCGCGTTCATCATCGGCTTCGTGATCTTCGTGCCGTTCCTGGTGATCGACCTGGTCGTGGCGGCCGCGCTGATGTCGATGGGCATGATGATGCTCCCGCCGGTCATGATCTCGCTGCCGTTCAAGATCCTGCTGTTCATCCTCGTGGACGGCTGGGGGCTCATCATCAAGGCCCTCCTGGAGAGCTACGGAGGTGTGGGATGA
- a CDS encoding flagellar biosynthetic protein FliO: protein MLGLLWFLQRRVAKTQSRKRDAEPITVLGRQGLGAKAQLVVVQTEDARYVLGVTEHGVSVVDRLPLRPEPAAPPTGPAPRDAAADAAEFERILAAAALTGTPATSGTPATPALPAAPGDGTPGDRTPGDGTELRRRVRHRNDPLRGSILSPDTWRQTAEALRRAR from the coding sequence GTGCTCGGCCTGCTGTGGTTCCTGCAGCGCCGGGTCGCGAAGACCCAGTCGCGCAAGCGCGACGCCGAGCCGATCACGGTGCTGGGGCGTCAGGGCCTCGGGGCGAAGGCGCAGCTCGTGGTGGTGCAGACCGAGGACGCCCGCTACGTGCTGGGTGTAACGGAGCACGGCGTGAGCGTGGTCGACCGCCTTCCGCTGCGCCCGGAGCCCGCGGCCCCGCCCACCGGGCCGGCACCGCGCGACGCCGCCGCCGACGCCGCGGAGTTCGAGCGCATCCTCGCCGCAGCCGCGCTCACCGGCACCCCCGCGACCTCCGGCACCCCCGCGACCCCCGCACTCCCCGCCGCCCCGGGCGACGGCACCCCGGGCGACCGCACCCCGGGCGACGGCACCGAGCTGCGCCGGCGCGTGCGGCACCGCAACGACCCCCTGCGCGGCTCCATCCTCTCCCCCGACACCTGGCGGCAGACCGCCGAGGCCCTCCGGCGCGCACGATGA